The following nucleotide sequence is from Candidatus Binataceae bacterium.
CGCAATCGCCGCGGGCAGCGTTCAAGGCGTACCGGGAAGTATCGTTTTCCGCCGCGCACTTCGCTATCTTCGTCACGCCGTGAACGCTGACGAACAACCAGCAGGCGAGCTTGGCACTGACCGCGCACCGCGACTCGCCGCTTCATGGAGGTAATCATGGATTTCGGCTTTGTGTTTCTCTCCACTCCCGAGGCCTACAAAGACGTCGCGCTCGCCGAGCGCCTGGGCTTCTCGCACGCCTGGCTTTACGACAGCCAGATGCTCTGTGCCGACGTCTATGCAGCCCTGGCGCTGGTCGCTGCCAACACCAAGAAAATCAAAATCGGACCGGGCGTCACCAACCCGTCATCGCGGATCGCCCCCGTGACTGCCAACGCGATGGCCACCATCAACGCCATCGCGCCGGGCCGCGTCATCCTTGGCATCGGCACCGGCAACACCGCCCGCCGCACGCTCGGGATGCCCGCGGCCAAGGTCTCCGAGATGCGCGAGCATATCGACATCTGTCGCGGTCTGATGGCCGGCAAGACCGTCCCCTACCACGAGGGCGAGCGTCATCGGCAAATCAAGTTCCTGAATCCCAAAACCGGCTGGCTCAATCTCAAGGACAAGATTCCGATCTACGCCGCCGCCAGCGGGCTCAAGAGCTTTGAGATGGCGGGTGAAGTCGCCGACGGCGTCATCATGTTCGGCGCGGTCGGGCCGAGTCTCGTCAACTTCGTGATGAGCAAGGTGCGCGCGGGCGCCGAGCGCGCCGGCCGCAACCCCAAACGCATCTACTCGCTGGTGATGACCACGATGCATCTGACCAGGCCCGGTGAAAAACTCGAATCGCCGGCTGTGCGCCGCGCGGTTGGACCCTTCGTCGTCTCGGCGTCGAATCTCTTCGCGCTCGCAGCTAACGAGCCCGGCGAACTACCCGACGACCTCCGCGCCGACCTCCTGACCTTCCGCGACGCCTATCGCGCGCCGGACGAATCCGCTGAAACCCGTCATTTGAAGCTCTACTCCGGCTACCTGACCACCTTCAAAAAAGAGCACGAGCGCCTGGTCACCGAGAAAATGATCCGCGAGACCACCCTGACCGGCACGCCGGACGAGGTCGTCGCGGCGGTCCGCCGGATGGAAAAAGCCGGGATCAACCAGGTCGCGATTCAGCCGGTATCCGACATTCGCAAAACTATCGAGGTCTTTGCGAAGCACGTGATCCGCCCGCTTAACCGGCGCTAAGTACGGACTCGGCTGTCGCATATCACGAGGTCATCGCGCGGTTTGCCGTCAGCGCCACATCGCCCTAAGATGCGCCTTGGGGACCGGTCTGACAGGGGACGAACATGGCGATAATCGCGATGACCCAGCAAATTGGCACGCGCTATCTCGAACTCGGTAAGCTCACCGCCGAAAGGTTGGGCTATCGCTTCCTGACCAGCGATCAGGTGATCGCCGAGGCCTCGCGCGTTTATCATATCCCGCCGGAGCATGCCGTCATAAACGACGAACGGCGTCCACACTTCTGGGAACGGCTGAAAACCGACACCGAACGCTTCGTCCAGTTTTTTCGCGCGCAGGTGCTCAAGGAGATGGCCGCCGACCGTCTCGTCGTCGTCGGCCGCTCGGTGACCCATATGCTGCCTGACACGGCCTGCGGTTTGCGCGTCCGCTTGACGGCGCCATTCAGCGAACGCGTGAAGATCGTTGCCGCCGAGGAGAAGCTCGCCCAAGCGGTGGCCGAGCGCCGCGTGCGTGATTACGACCGTGAGATGCGCGCACGCATCCAGACTTTGCTCAACGTCGATATGGACGAGCCCGGCAACTTCACTATGGTCCTCAACACTTTCGCTTTGCCGCTCGATACATTGGCCGGGATGCTCGCCGGCCTCGCCGAGGAGATTGATCGCACCGCGACGCCCGAGAGCTGGCGGCAATTGCGCGACGCCGCCCTTGCCGCCGAAGTCCGCGCCGCCCTGATGGTTCATCCCAAGATCGGCCGCTCGCCACTCGAAGTCCAATGCGCCGCGGGAGTTGTGCAGGTCAACGGCCCGGGGCTGGTCCCGCCATGGGACGGGCTCATCAGCGACGTCGCGCGCCAGGTCGCCGGCGTGCGCGCGGTCGAGGTCAACGCCGACGAACAACCTATCCCGGTCCGCCCAAACTGATCCGCAATTGAAGTCGCGACGTCCGCGCAGCGCTGTCTGCAGGAACATTTTCAACTTGGCGTCGCCTGAGACGTGCGCAGGCTCGTAACCTTCCTCGCGACTGGCGGCTATCTCGGCTACTTGCCGCTGATGCCTGGGACCTTCGGCGCCACTCTCGGCCTCTTCCTGAGTTGGTGGCTCTGCGCGCCACTCTGGACGCGCTCGCCCGCCGCCTTCCTGATGCTCTTCGGCGTGCTGTTCGTCGCGGGATGCTTCATCGCGGGATCGGCGGAGCAGGATTTTGCCGACCACGACGCCGCGCAAATCGTGCTCGACGAAGTCTTCGGCATGATCGCCACGATGTTTCTCAACCCGGGCGGCTGGCTCGTGCTGCTCGGCGGCTTCGCGCTCTTCCGCGCCTTCGATATTATCAAGCCGTGGCCGGTCAGCTATTTCGATCGCCTGCATGGCGGCACGGGCGTGATGCTTGACGATTTGGCCGCAGCCATCTATGCCAACCTCGTGCTACAGATAGTTCGGCGCGTCGTCTAGCCGCGAGCGAAGCGGTTTGGCGTTCGCAGCGTACCTATTATGAGGAGTCACCAATGATCCAGCGGGCCGTCATCCTCTCGACCGGCGACGAAATCACCACCGGCAAAGTCGTGGACAGCAACTCGAGCTACATCGCCGACAAGCTTCACGAGATCGGCGTCGATCTGGCTGCCGTGCTGACCGTCGGCGACGTTCCCGAGCGGCTCGAATGGGCGTGGAAGACCGCGATGGAACTCGGCGATGTCGTGGTTTCCACCGGCGGCATCGGCCCGACCGCTGACGATTTGACCACCGAGACCATCGCGCGGCTCACCGGCAAAAAGCTCTGGCGCGACGAGCCCTCGGTGGACAAGATGAAGCGGCTGTTTGCCTCGATTGGCCGCGCGATGCCCGAGAATAATCTCAAGCAGGCGGACTTTCCCGAAACCGCCGAGGTCATTCGGAACGAGCTTGGGACCGCACCGGGCTTCCGGATGGCGGTGCCGCAGGCCACTCATACTTCACATCTGATCGTGCTGCCGGGCGTTCCGCGCGAGATGAAACCGATGCTCGAAGAGCAGGTGATTCCCTGGATCAAGCGCGCGCGCGGCAACGACAAGGTCTTCGCCACGCGCATCTTCCAGACCTTCGGGCTGAGCGAATCCGGACTCGACGAGATGGTCGCCGGCCTGATCAAGCCCGAGGAGGGCAAGGTCGGTTTCCGCGCCAGCTTCCCGCAAATCTCGATGAAAGTAATGGTCGAGGATGTGCCGGGCGTGGCTGAGCGGCGGCTCGACGAGCTGGCCGCGCGCGTCAACGAACGCATCGGCGCCTTCATTTACGGCGAAGGCGACACCTCGATGGAAGAGGTGATCTGCAAGCTCTTCACCGAAAAGCATCTCAAGGCCGCCGTCGCGGAGTCCTGCACCGGCGGTCTGATTGGTCATCGGCTGACCAATATCGCGGGCAGCTCGAACTATTTTGTCGGCGGCTTTCTGACCTATTCGAACGAGCTCAAACAGCAGCTCCTCGGCGTGCGCGCCGAGACCCTCAAGCAGCACGGCGCGGTCAGCGAACAATGCGTGCTCGA
It contains:
- a CDS encoding LLM class flavin-dependent oxidoreductase encodes the protein MDFGFVFLSTPEAYKDVALAERLGFSHAWLYDSQMLCADVYAALALVAANTKKIKIGPGVTNPSSRIAPVTANAMATINAIAPGRVILGIGTGNTARRTLGMPAAKVSEMREHIDICRGLMAGKTVPYHEGERHRQIKFLNPKTGWLNLKDKIPIYAAASGLKSFEMAGEVADGVIMFGAVGPSLVNFVMSKVRAGAERAGRNPKRIYSLVMTTMHLTRPGEKLESPAVRRAVGPFVVSASNLFALAANEPGELPDDLRADLLTFRDAYRAPDESAETRHLKLYSGYLTTFKKEHERLVTEKMIRETTLTGTPDEVVAAVRRMEKAGINQVAIQPVSDIRKTIEVFAKHVIRPLNRR
- a CDS encoding cytidylate kinase-like family protein codes for the protein MTQQIGTRYLELGKLTAERLGYRFLTSDQVIAEASRVYHIPPEHAVINDERRPHFWERLKTDTERFVQFFRAQVLKEMAADRLVVVGRSVTHMLPDTACGLRVRLTAPFSERVKIVAAEEKLAQAVAERRVRDYDREMRARIQTLLNVDMDEPGNFTMVLNTFALPLDTLAGMLAGLAEEIDRTATPESWRQLRDAALAAEVRAALMVHPKIGRSPLEVQCAAGVVQVNGPGLVPPWDGLISDVARQVAGVRAVEVNADEQPIPVRPN
- a CDS encoding phosphatidylglycerophosphatase A produces the protein MRRLVTFLATGGYLGYLPLMPGTFGATLGLFLSWWLCAPLWTRSPAAFLMLFGVLFVAGCFIAGSAEQDFADHDAAQIVLDEVFGMIATMFLNPGGWLVLLGGFALFRAFDIIKPWPVSYFDRLHGGTGVMLDDLAAAIYANLVLQIVRRVV
- a CDS encoding competence/damage-inducible protein A; protein product: MIQRAVILSTGDEITTGKVVDSNSSYIADKLHEIGVDLAAVLTVGDVPERLEWAWKTAMELGDVVVSTGGIGPTADDLTTETIARLTGKKLWRDEPSVDKMKRLFASIGRAMPENNLKQADFPETAEVIRNELGTAPGFRMAVPQATHTSHLIVLPGVPREMKPMLEEQVIPWIKRARGNDKVFATRIFQTFGLSESGLDEMVAGLIKPEEGKVGFRASFPQISMKVMVEDVPGVAERRLDELAARVNERIGAFIYGEGDTSMEEVICKLFTEKHLKAAVAESCTGGLIGHRLTNIAGSSNYFVGGFLTYSNELKQQLLGVRAETLKQHGAVSEQCVLEMAAGARERAGADVAIATSGIAGPDGGTADKPVGTVCIGLVGDGVKVSRQYNMMRGTRDWIKLLASQVALDWLRRYALGLPIGEGTMFRR